The following are from one region of the Streptomyces changanensis genome:
- a CDS encoding alpha-L-arabinofuranosidase C-terminal domain-containing protein: MTSIRPRLVLALAAALVGTLLAAPTRADGTPAADPVDHTLTVHPGRAGPAIDRTMYGVFFEDINNAADGGLYAELVRNRSFEFSTTDNRAYTPLTAWRETSHGGATGTVRVVDDAHRLNERNRAHARLDLSGGGAPGSGYGLVNTGHGPGVALRAGARYDFSVWARTDQRRGTRLTARLQDAAGAALSEPLTLTVRGDRWAKYTGTLTARAAASGARLAVTAQGTGVLRLDMVSLFPRDTYKGRPGGLRKDLAEKIAALRPGFLRFPGGCLVNTGSHQAYEAPNWERARSYQWKDTIGPVEQRAVNANFWGYHQSYGLGYYEYFQFAEDIGAMPLPVVPALVTGCGQNRVTDDPALLRRHIQDTLDLIEFANGPVTSPWGRKRAEMGHPRPFGLTHLAVGNEENLPDAYFERFQQFRAAIEAKHPDVTVVGNSGPDDSGTTFDRLWRLNRDAGVAMVDEHYYNGPQWFLENNERYDAYDRGGPDVFLGEYASRGDRFSNALAEAAFMTGLERNADVVKMASYAPLLADVGENQWRPDMIWFDSTRSWGSTSYEVQKLFMNNTGDRVVPSEATGTPQSAAPITGAVGLSTWATSAAYDDVRVTGADGTTLLADDFSAGDGRWTRAAGRGTWSVRDGALVQSDETAQDTLVTAGDPSWHDYDLRVKATKKAGSEGFLVAFGVRDTGNLHWWNLGGWNNTRSAVEKAVDGAKETLVEDTTTVETGRTYDLHVQVRGRQVTLYVDGQRWGGFTDDNRAEPFRQVVTRDAATGELVVKVVNAQAAPARTRIDLGADPASGTARATTLSAAPDAVNTADDQPVRPVASTVTGVARTFTHTFPPHSVTFLRIATR; encoded by the coding sequence ATGACCTCCATACGGCCGAGGCTCGTCCTCGCGCTGGCCGCCGCCCTGGTCGGCACCCTGCTCGCCGCCCCCACCCGGGCGGACGGCACCCCCGCGGCCGATCCGGTCGACCACACGCTCACCGTCCATCCGGGCCGCGCCGGCCCCGCCATCGACCGCACCATGTACGGCGTCTTCTTCGAGGACATCAACAACGCGGCCGACGGCGGGCTCTACGCCGAGCTGGTGCGCAACCGGTCCTTCGAGTTCTCGACCACCGACAACCGCGCCTACACCCCGCTCACCGCCTGGCGGGAGACGTCGCACGGCGGCGCCACCGGCACCGTGCGCGTCGTCGACGACGCCCACCGCCTCAACGAGCGCAACCGCGCCCACGCGCGTCTGGACCTGTCCGGCGGCGGGGCGCCCGGCTCCGGGTACGGTCTGGTCAACACCGGGCACGGCCCGGGGGTCGCCCTGCGCGCCGGGGCGCGCTACGACTTCTCCGTCTGGGCCAGGACCGACCAGCGTCGCGGCACCCGTCTCACCGCGCGGCTCCAGGACGCGGCCGGCGCGGCCCTGTCGGAGCCGCTCACCCTCACCGTGCGCGGCGACCGCTGGGCGAAGTACACCGGCACCCTCACCGCCCGCGCCGCCGCGTCGGGCGCGCGCCTCGCCGTCACGGCGCAGGGCACCGGTGTGCTGCGCCTCGACATGGTGTCCCTCTTCCCGCGCGACACCTACAAGGGCAGGCCCGGCGGCCTGCGCAAGGACCTCGCCGAGAAGATCGCCGCGCTGCGGCCGGGCTTCCTGCGCTTCCCGGGCGGCTGCCTCGTCAACACCGGCTCCCACCAGGCGTACGAGGCCCCGAACTGGGAGCGCGCCCGCTCCTACCAGTGGAAGGACACCATCGGCCCGGTCGAGCAGCGGGCCGTCAACGCCAACTTCTGGGGCTACCACCAGAGCTACGGTCTCGGGTACTACGAGTACTTCCAGTTCGCCGAGGACATCGGCGCCATGCCGCTGCCCGTCGTGCCCGCCCTCGTCACCGGCTGCGGCCAGAACCGCGTCACGGACGACCCGGCCCTCCTGCGGCGCCACATCCAGGACACCCTCGACCTCATCGAGTTCGCCAACGGGCCCGTGACCTCGCCGTGGGGCCGCAAGCGCGCCGAGATGGGCCACCCCAGGCCGTTCGGCCTCACCCACCTCGCGGTGGGCAACGAGGAGAACCTGCCCGACGCCTACTTCGAGCGCTTCCAGCAGTTCCGCGCCGCGATCGAGGCGAAGCACCCGGACGTCACCGTCGTCGGCAACTCCGGCCCCGACGACTCCGGCACCACCTTCGACCGCCTGTGGCGCCTCAACCGCGACGCGGGTGTCGCCATGGTCGACGAGCACTACTACAACGGCCCGCAGTGGTTCCTGGAGAACAACGAGCGGTACGACGCCTACGACCGCGGCGGCCCCGACGTCTTCCTCGGCGAGTACGCCTCCCGTGGTGACCGCTTCTCCAACGCCCTGGCCGAAGCCGCCTTCATGACCGGCCTGGAGCGCAACGCCGATGTCGTCAAGATGGCCTCCTACGCCCCGCTGCTCGCGGACGTGGGCGAGAACCAGTGGCGGCCCGACATGATCTGGTTCGACTCGACCCGCTCCTGGGGCTCCACCAGCTACGAGGTCCAGAAGCTGTTCATGAACAACACGGGTGACCGGGTCGTCCCCAGCGAGGCCACGGGCACACCGCAGTCCGCCGCCCCGATCACCGGAGCCGTGGGGCTGTCGACCTGGGCGACCAGCGCCGCCTACGACGACGTGCGCGTCACGGGGGCGGACGGCACGACCCTGCTCGCCGACGACTTCTCGGCCGGCGACGGCCGGTGGACCCGGGCCGCGGGGCGCGGCACGTGGAGCGTCCGCGACGGGGCGCTCGTCCAGTCCGACGAGACCGCCCAGGACACCCTCGTCACGGCGGGCGACCCCTCGTGGCACGACTACGACCTGCGGGTCAAGGCCACCAAGAAGGCCGGCAGCGAGGGCTTCCTCGTCGCCTTCGGCGTCCGCGACACCGGCAACCTCCACTGGTGGAACCTCGGCGGCTGGAACAACACCCGCTCCGCCGTGGAGAAGGCGGTCGACGGTGCCAAGGAGACGCTCGTCGAGGACACCACCACCGTCGAGACCGGGCGCACCTACGACCTCCACGTCCAGGTGCGCGGCCGTCAGGTGACGCTGTACGTCGACGGGCAGCGCTGGGGCGGCTTCACCGACGACAACCGCGCCGAGCCGTTCCGGCAGGTCGTGACCCGCGACGCCGCCACCGGCGAGCTCGTCGTCAAGGTCGTCAACGCTCAGGCCGCCCCCGCTCGCACCCGGATCGACCTGGGCGCGGACCCCGCCTCCGGCACCGCCCGGGCGACGACGCTGAGCGCCGCGCCGGACGCCGTCAACACCGCCGACGACCAGCCGGTCCGGCCGGTCGCGTCGACCGTGACGGGGGTGGCGAGGACGTTCACGCACACCTTCCCGCCGCACTCGGTCACCTTCCTGCGGATCGCCACCCGGTAG
- a CDS encoding transcriptional regulator, translating to MERAGLADLLRELKERSGRSYGALAKQMHMSTSTLHRYCNGDAVPTEFAPVERLARLCGADREELLRLHRSWIVADEARRRAKAAASAAAEPSVPPVGTATAPAALPDRGPAPVPEAGAGPEAEPGAGPEAEPGAGPEAASGTDPKPAATTGPTAGPASGPEAASAPGPAPARAAGPRPEGAPAPVPAPDPTPAPPASGGALADGERSPAGENRADGTASGPEAEARAGRQPEAAPPERPDHAAGRRRRVRLLAAVAGTAVLAVSGAAVALTHRSLPSPAGPDVPTVVEGSAAPSTHARPGAGPTTPARRPATSPPAAASAPVGGTAPARPSPGGPGGPGGSGGGGAAPGGAGVRQVPAVPLTADVDPYVWKDPCSQVYVVDRPPAGMPPPPSEQGARGWVTALGGAPGGEMVIGVSLQGVGDETVVLKALHVRTVETSQPLPGNAYVMGVGCGGEARLQGHDVNLDAARPRPVPVAGYQGDRFLPASDFPYTVSRDDPQVLKITAHTSARHVRWYLELEWSSGGRSGTLRLDDRGRPFSTSAARGVPTYQFPPGAGGWGPFAAG from the coding sequence ATGGAGAGGGCAGGTCTGGCGGACCTCCTGCGGGAGCTCAAGGAGCGGTCCGGGCGGAGTTACGGGGCGCTCGCCAAGCAGATGCACATGAGCACGTCGACGCTGCACCGGTACTGCAACGGGGACGCGGTGCCGACGGAGTTCGCCCCCGTCGAGAGGCTGGCGCGACTGTGCGGGGCGGACCGCGAGGAGCTGCTGCGGCTGCACCGGAGCTGGATCGTGGCGGACGAGGCACGGCGCCGGGCCAAGGCCGCCGCGTCGGCCGCCGCCGAGCCGTCCGTGCCGCCCGTGGGCACCGCGACGGCGCCCGCCGCGCTACCGGACCGGGGCCCGGCGCCGGTACCGGAAGCCGGGGCGGGGCCGGAGGCGGAACCCGGGGCGGGGCCGGAGGCGGAACCCGGGGCGGGGCCGGAGGCGGCGTCCGGGACGGACCCGAAGCCGGCAGCCACGACGGGGCCGACAGCGGGACCGGCGTCCGGCCCGGAGGCGGCGTCGGCTCCGGGGCCCGCGCCGGCCCGGGCAGCGGGACCCCGGCCGGAAGGGGCGCCGGCCCCCGTACCGGCTCCGGACCCGACGCCCGCGCCGCCCGCGTCCGGGGGCGCCCTCGCCGACGGCGAGCGATCCCCGGCCGGCGAGAACCGGGCCGACGGTACCGCGAGCGGGCCGGAAGCGGAGGCGCGCGCAGGACGGCAACCGGAAGCGGCCCCGCCGGAGCGCCCCGACCACGCGGCGGGCCGCCGCCGACGCGTACGGCTGCTGGCCGCCGTGGCGGGGACGGCCGTCCTCGCGGTGTCCGGCGCCGCCGTCGCGCTGACCCACCGCTCGCTCCCCTCCCCCGCCGGCCCGGACGTGCCCACCGTGGTGGAGGGCTCCGCCGCGCCCTCCACCCACGCCCGCCCCGGCGCCGGCCCGACGACCCCCGCCCGGCGGCCCGCGACCTCGCCCCCGGCCGCCGCCTCCGCGCCCGTCGGCGGTACGGCGCCCGCCCGCCCCTCTCCCGGCGGACCCGGCGGGCCCGGCGGTTCCGGCGGGGGCGGTGCGGCGCCGGGGGGCGCCGGCGTCCGGCAGGTGCCCGCCGTGCCGCTGACGGCCGACGTCGACCCGTACGTCTGGAAGGACCCGTGCAGTCAGGTCTACGTCGTGGACCGGCCGCCGGCCGGGATGCCGCCTCCGCCGTCCGAGCAGGGGGCCCGCGGCTGGGTGACCGCCCTGGGCGGGGCACCCGGCGGGGAGATGGTGATCGGCGTGTCGCTCCAGGGGGTCGGCGACGAGACCGTCGTCCTCAAGGCGCTGCACGTGCGGACGGTGGAGACGTCGCAGCCGCTGCCCGGCAACGCCTACGTGATGGGCGTCGGCTGCGGCGGGGAGGCGCGGCTGCAGGGCCACGACGTCAACCTGGACGCGGCCCGGCCGCGCCCGGTGCCGGTGGCCGGGTACCAGGGCGACCGCTTCCTGCCCGCCTCGGACTTCCCGTACACGGTGTCCCGCGACGACCCGCAGGTGCTGAAGATCACCGCGCACACGAGCGCCCGCCACGTGCGCTGGTACCTGGAGCTGGAGTGGAGCAGCGGCGGCCGCAGCGGCACGCTCCGGCTGGACGACCGGGGGCGGCCCTTCTCCACCAGCGCCGCGCGGGGCGTGCCGACGTACCAGTTCCCGCCCGGGGCCGGCGGCTGGGGCCCGTTCGCGGCCGGCTGA
- a CDS encoding SpoIIE family protein phosphatase has product MTDNRALGAEREHGGEIQPTERLAMNRTGSFDWDVDAGTIDVDDAGLLVFGQAPETFDARPATLVRRLDQPERERLDTVIRDALTSGRSSYAAYFRLERDDGSEQWTHVQARILRTRDGRAHRIVGIVRDATSEVTHSEFVRELEKRRKRQTDMVERSTRALSRAVTVDDVTAALTGPGGLARLGADGLALGLVENGSLNIIALSGESLDVLDDLRLRRLEEGLPLHETVLSGRPLFTSAFQELIQGYPLLAPHAGRLPFRAAAYLPLVAQARTLGGMALLYRRHTTFTADERNLTLGLAAIVAQSLQRAILFDEERELATGLQATMLPRRIPEIRGGEIAVRYHAAWSGRQVGGDWYDVIPLPKGRVGIVVGDVQGHDTHAAAIMGQLRIALRAYAGEGHAPSTVLARASRFLAELDTERFATCTYAQVDLGSGTARAVRAGHLGPLIRHTDGRVGSPKLQGGLPLGIASVFGDEEYPETRLDLVPGETLVMCTDGLVEEPGTDIGQGMEALAEAIGAGPPGAEALADHLSQRFWERWGAGDDVALLVLRRSPDPGTTRAPRIHQYIHQADPEGLSEARAVVRRALRDWGMREYADDAELLTGELLGNVLLHTEGGAVLTLEVLPEPVRRVRLAVQDRSSAWPRRRTPGEAATSGRGLLLLDALAARWGVEPRGEGKAVWCEIGPVAGRDGARVVP; this is encoded by the coding sequence ATGACGGACAACCGGGCACTCGGCGCGGAGCGGGAGCACGGCGGCGAGATCCAGCCGACCGAGCGGCTCGCCATGAACCGCACCGGCAGCTTCGACTGGGACGTGGACGCGGGCACCATCGACGTGGACGACGCCGGGTTGCTGGTGTTCGGGCAGGCGCCCGAGACGTTCGACGCGCGGCCGGCGACCCTGGTGCGCCGGCTCGACCAGCCGGAGCGGGAGCGGCTGGACACCGTGATCCGCGACGCCCTGACCAGCGGCCGGTCCTCGTACGCCGCGTACTTCCGGCTGGAGCGCGACGACGGCTCCGAGCAGTGGACGCACGTGCAGGCGCGCATCCTGCGGACCCGCGACGGCCGGGCGCACCGGATCGTCGGGATCGTCCGCGACGCGACCTCCGAGGTCACCCACTCCGAGTTCGTGCGGGAGCTGGAGAAGCGCCGCAAGCGCCAGACCGACATGGTGGAGCGGTCGACGCGCGCGCTGTCGCGGGCGGTGACCGTGGACGACGTGACGGCGGCGCTCACCGGGCCCGGGGGGCTCGCGCGGCTGGGCGCCGACGGGTTGGCGCTGGGTCTGGTGGAGAACGGCTCGCTGAACATCATCGCGTTGAGCGGGGAGTCCCTCGACGTCCTGGACGACCTGCGGTTGCGCCGCCTGGAGGAGGGGCTCCCGCTGCACGAGACCGTGCTGAGCGGACGGCCGCTGTTCACGAGCGCCTTCCAGGAGCTGATCCAGGGCTATCCCCTGCTCGCCCCGCACGCCGGGCGGCTGCCGTTCCGGGCGGCGGCGTACCTGCCGCTGGTCGCGCAGGCGCGCACGCTGGGCGGCATGGCCCTGCTGTACCGGCGGCACACGACGTTCACCGCCGACGAGCGGAACCTCACGCTGGGCCTCGCGGCGATCGTCGCCCAGTCGCTCCAGCGGGCCATCCTCTTCGACGAGGAGCGGGAGCTCGCCACGGGCCTCCAGGCGACGATGCTGCCGCGCCGCATCCCGGAGATCCGCGGCGGCGAGATCGCGGTGCGGTACCACGCCGCGTGGAGCGGCCGACAGGTCGGCGGCGACTGGTACGACGTCATCCCGCTGCCGAAGGGACGCGTCGGGATCGTCGTCGGGGACGTACAGGGCCACGACACCCACGCGGCGGCGATCATGGGTCAGCTGCGCATCGCGCTGCGGGCGTACGCCGGTGAGGGCCACGCGCCGTCGACGGTGCTCGCCCGGGCCTCCCGCTTCCTGGCCGAGCTGGACACGGAGCGGTTCGCGACCTGCACGTACGCCCAGGTCGACCTGGGCAGCGGCACCGCCCGTGCGGTACGGGCGGGGCACCTGGGGCCGCTGATCCGGCACACCGACGGCCGCGTCGGGTCGCCGAAGCTCCAGGGCGGGCTGCCGCTCGGCATCGCGTCGGTCTTCGGGGACGAGGAGTACCCCGAGACACGGCTCGACCTCGTGCCGGGCGAGACGCTGGTGATGTGCACCGACGGCCTCGTCGAGGAGCCGGGCACGGACATCGGGCAGGGCATGGAGGCGCTGGCGGAGGCGATCGGCGCGGGTCCGCCGGGCGCGGAGGCGCTCGCCGACCACCTGTCGCAGCGGTTCTGGGAACGGTGGGGCGCGGGTGACGACGTGGCGCTGCTGGTGCTGCGGCGCAGCCCGGACCCGGGGACGACGCGGGCCCCGCGCATCCACCAGTACATCCACCAGGCCGACCCGGAGGGGCTCTCGGAGGCACGGGCGGTGGTGCGGCGGGCGCTGCGCGACTGGGGGATGCGGGAGTACGCCGACGACGCGGAGCTGCTCACCGGCGAGCTGCTGGGCAACGTGCTGCTGCACACCGAGGGCGGCGCGGTGCTCACCCTGGAGGTCCTGCCGGAGCCGGTGCGCCGCGTGCGGCTGGCGGTCCAGGACCGGTCCAGCGCCTGGCCCCGGCGGCGCACCCCGGGTGAGGCGGCGACGTCGGGGCGGGGGCTGCTGCTGCTCGACGCGCTGGCGGCGCGCTGGGGGGTGGAGCCGCGGGGCGAGGGCAAGGCCGTGTGGTGCGAGATCGGCCCGGTCGCCGGGCGGGACGGCGCGAGGGTGGTGCCGTGA
- a CDS encoding PHP domain-containing protein — translation MEPVEALERIAFLLERSLAPSYRVRAFRTAAGALRALDAREVAERARAGTLEALRGIGPKTAQVVREALDGEVPAYLRRLEEEAERPASGAGAELRALLRGDCHLHSDWSDGGSPIEEMGRTAAGLGHEWAVLTDHSPRLTVARGLSAERLREQLDVVAELNARWAPFRLLTGIECDILPDGSLDQEPELLDRLDVVVASVHSKLRMDAPAMTRRMVRAVSDPLVDVLGHCTGRLVSGRRPESEFDAERVFAACAEAGTAVEINSRPERLDPPRRLLRLAVASGAYFAIDTDAHAPGQLDWQILGCARAEECGVPAERVVTTWSAAELLEWTRTRTPPV, via the coding sequence GTGGAGCCGGTGGAGGCGCTGGAACGGATCGCCTTCCTGCTGGAGCGGTCACTGGCCCCCTCGTACCGGGTGCGGGCCTTCCGCACGGCGGCGGGGGCGCTGCGCGCGCTGGACGCGCGGGAGGTGGCCGAGCGGGCGCGGGCCGGGACGCTGGAGGCGCTGCGGGGGATCGGCCCGAAGACGGCGCAGGTGGTGCGCGAGGCGCTGGACGGGGAGGTGCCCGCCTACCTGCGGCGGCTGGAGGAGGAGGCGGAGCGGCCGGCGAGCGGGGCCGGCGCGGAGCTGCGGGCCCTGCTGCGGGGCGACTGCCACCTGCACTCGGACTGGTCGGACGGCGGCAGCCCGATCGAGGAGATGGGGCGTACCGCGGCGGGGCTCGGTCACGAGTGGGCGGTCCTGACGGATCACTCGCCCCGGCTGACCGTGGCGCGCGGCCTGTCGGCCGAGCGACTGCGCGAACAGCTCGACGTGGTCGCCGAGCTGAACGCGCGCTGGGCGCCGTTCCGGCTGCTGACGGGGATCGAGTGCGACATCCTGCCCGACGGGTCGCTGGACCAGGAACCGGAGTTGCTCGACCGGCTGGACGTGGTGGTGGCGTCGGTCCACTCGAAGCTGCGGATGGACGCGCCGGCGATGACCCGGCGGATGGTGCGGGCCGTCTCCGACCCGCTGGTGGACGTGCTGGGGCACTGCACGGGACGGTTGGTGTCGGGGCGCCGGCCGGAGTCGGAGTTCGACGCGGAGCGGGTCTTCGCGGCGTGCGCTGAGGCCGGTACCGCGGTGGAGATCAACAGCCGCCCGGAGCGGCTCGACCCGCCGCGTCGCCTCCTGCGCCTCGCGGTGGCGTCGGGGGCGTACTTCGCGATCGACACGGACGCCCACGCGCCGGGGCAGCTGGACTGGCAGATCCTCGGGTGCGCGCGGGCGGAGGAGTGCGGCGTCCCGGCCGAGCGGGTGGTCACCACCTGGTCGGCGGCGGAGCTCCTGGAGTGGACGCGGACCCGGACACCACCCGTGTGA